Genomic DNA from Haloarcula marina:
CCGTCGCTCGCCAGTCGGCTAGCGACGAGCGCCCCCGCGGGACCCGCGCCGACGATACACACGTCGGCACGAGGGGCAGGCGTGCGGTCGACCTGCATCTCACCAGCGATTAGGCAAACCTAAACTTAGGCGTTGCCATCGCTGTCGAAAAGAATCTCCGCCGTTCAGGGAATCTTGACGGAGTGTTTGAGCGTGCCGAGACCCTCTATCTCTATCTCCACTTCGTCGCCGTCTTCGAGAGGGCCGACGCCCTCTGGGGTGCCGGTGGCGATGACGTCGCCGGGTTCCAGGGTCATGTACTCCGTAATCTCCGCGATGAGTTCTTCGACGGAGAAGATGAGGTGGTCGCGGGAAGAAGACTGTCGCACTTCGCCGTTGACACGACTCTCGATGGTGGCGTCCTCGGGAACGTGTTCGGGCGTCGCCACGAGGGGGCCGATGGGACAGGAGTTGTCGAACGCCTTGCCGCGGACCCAGTTCTGTTCCTTGTTCTGGTCGTCGCGGTTCGAGATGTCGTTGAGGCAAGTGTAGCCCGCCACAACGTCCATCGCGCCCTTCTCGCTGACGTTCTTGCACTGCTCACCGATGACGACGCCGAGTTCGGCCTCGAAGTCGATGCGCTCTTTCCCCGAGGGGAGCGTGAGGGTGTTCCCGTGGGAGGCCACCGAATTCGGCGCTTTGAGGAACAGCATCGGCCGGTCCGGGAGGTCCGAGTCCATCTCGGCCGCGTGGTCGGCGTAGTTGCGCCCCACGCAGACGATTTTCGTCGGTTCACACGGCGGCAGAATGTCCACCTCGTCGGGAGAGTACGTCTCGTCGCCGAAGGCGATACGGCCGTAAGGACCCGCCGCGGCCGTGACGACCGGTTCACCGTCTTCGACGGTCCACCGACCGCCGCGGACGTTCCCCGCAGAATCGCGGAATCGGACTCGCTTCATGAAAATGACGACTCGGGGACGACGGATAAGCGTTTAGGAGGCGGGTCCCGCCGCCGCTGGGCGATTTCGACGACCGTCTACGGTGCCGTCGGCAGTTGTCTGACTCACGGCCGCTACGGGTGACCGAACGGCTTTTCAAATGCGCCGGGCTACGCTCGTCGCATGAACGTTCTCGTCGTCGGTGCCGGGTCGATGGGGCGCTGGTTCGCACGGACGCTCCGCGCCCACACCGACGCGACACTCGCTTTCGCCGATGTCGACAGCGACGCCGCCGCCGAAGCGGCCGACGCCGTCGACGGCCGTGCCGTTCCGACAGACACTGACGAGCGCTTCGACGTGGTCTGTCTCGCGGTTCCGATGCCCGTCGCCGAGGCGGCTATCGAGTCGTACGCCGACCGCGCGACGGGTGCCCTCGTCGATGTCAGCGGGAGCATGACCGACCCGCTGGCCGCGATGGAAGCGGCCGCCCCGGAACTCCAACGAGCGAGTCTCCACCCGCTGTTCGCCCCGGAGAACGCGCCCGGTAACCTCCCGGTCGTGACCGCCGCCGGTGGCGACCTCCTCGACACCGTCATGGGGGCGCTCTCCGCCGCCGGAAACGACACCTTCGAAACGACCGCCGCCGAACACGACGAGGCGATGGAGACGGTCCAAGCGGGCGCACACGCGGCCGTCCTCGCCTACGCTACGGCCTTCGAGGGCGTCCCCGACCGGTTCCAGACGCCCGTCTCTGCGGTCCTCGGGGACCTGGCCGAACAGGTCGCCTCGGGGGACGCCCACGTCTACGCCGACATTCAGGAGACGTTCGACGGGGCCGACCGGGTCGCCGACGCCGCCCAGCGAATCGCCGACGCCGACCGCGAGGCCTTCACCGAACTATACGAGGACCTCCGATGAACGCCGAA
This window encodes:
- a CDS encoding fumarylacetoacetate hydrolase family protein; translation: MKRVRFRDSAGNVRGGRWTVEDGEPVVTAAAGPYGRIAFGDETYSPDEVDILPPCEPTKIVCVGRNYADHAAEMDSDLPDRPMLFLKAPNSVASHGNTLTLPSGKERIDFEAELGVVIGEQCKNVSEKGAMDVVAGYTCLNDISNRDDQNKEQNWVRGKAFDNSCPIGPLVATPEHVPEDATIESRVNGEVRQSSSRDHLIFSVEELIAEITEYMTLEPGDVIATGTPEGVGPLEDGDEVEIEIEGLGTLKHSVKIP
- a CDS encoding NAD(P)-binding domain-containing protein, with protein sequence MNVLVVGAGSMGRWFARTLRAHTDATLAFADVDSDAAAEAADAVDGRAVPTDTDERFDVVCLAVPMPVAEAAIESYADRATGALVDVSGSMTDPLAAMEAAAPELQRASLHPLFAPENAPGNLPVVTAAGGDLLDTVMGALSAAGNDTFETTAAEHDEAMETVQAGAHAAVLAYATAFEGVPDRFQTPVSAVLGDLAEQVASGDAHVYADIQETFDGADRVADAAQRIADADREAFTELYEDLR